Proteins encoded in a region of the Apilactobacillus apisilvae genome:
- a CDS encoding bifunctional glycosyltransferase/CDP-glycerol:glycerophosphate glycerophosphotransferase, protein MNKPYLSVIVACYNVQDYVEDCLESIAQTDFPKENMEVLMIDDGSTDDTSSIIDQYEEKYDSFKALHKENGGISSTRNYGINNAKGKYIAFVDGDDIVPEDAYSKLTYKSKQNNSDVVVGFVKRFDKNRYKNSYLHSFAIHDNSDNTNIFDNHDLLYDTTVWNKLYRLDFLLNNNIKFIEGIIYEDIPFTLQVHLKSKETDIIEDVVYNWRWRESNDSITQSRSALSNFKSRLDALKMCKEMLKNFGQGENSSLFKDLKYKVLFLDIFIFIENLGDNEESYIYTAQEMVYKFLRDWNLWDSKAMKSLPVKQQVIYYALKNGQFNILDTYTYRQSVGHFKKGFHGLSYKFYMPEIFEYSDEFSNMIEFSNDNAKISQKISSYNVDDNGHFIGKGYFIFRNMRLSKKFLGLGNVNELFSAKLVNIDNNKEMKISLFRPKTSLSQRLLNARGKWTNAKYQFEFDLNTATNKLGLGTWKVLLTDVIDNKYLVSRYVASPNRKTNRKFVLPFINEQNHVGVNYRFNNVGEFVINAESIYDKDIKTPIISNVLTSNNNLVFDIKNCNTENITAELSFSDDESIEGKINEENIVFDTNGWSNNLLKRKSALLIKDKFTNSQIAYYFDRNKENQQIDTSDDMSYTIFYGNKKCIKVVYENTPFETNSINVDNNNLLNLSINIPEIIDANDVLIKNSKVEMISTDKTVREVFDTESNNLSLKGNTLSLDIPLTNQEKNQLYVLSGKYLFKIYLYVNDEIRVFRLLANDQNFIDKKMMPFNGKDKIYYQVQNNNSSDLILKINQPFSSFIDSKKVFRSLSYSLLYPFMRFLPLRKIMVFDCYWSSKFDSNEKLMYEYVKNEHPEIKTVWFFNNLQTPINGNATKVKVNSFMYWYYLAVSKYIIQNTNMPNRYAKRKGQVEVETLHGTFLKHMGFDEPHFKFATHGVQNRFAKRNRRWDYLVVPSDYMATTATNAFDYDQKVIKSGFPRNDELYTNNNNLYINSIKQKLGIPLDKKVILYAPTYRENEGFDFQLDLDRMQAKLSSNYVLLIRLHYFVAHSNSFYSNPGFVYDVSDYNNINDLYLISDAMITDYSSVMFDYAHLKRPMIFYAYDKDWYLDDENRGVYLDYDKEIPGPVVLNEDDLINRIQHLDSVADNYHDKLIEFYNKFAQYGQNGDAAKKVIETVLSTRNSDLDQEPEKRLISRKFGHLFKVNYLQAAILNRLSNILSKKNIIIFESFFGTQYSDNPKAIYEYMLKHHPEYKMYWNVNKEYVDYFKENNIPYIVRFSYSGILKQAKAKYFVTNVRRPFRWKPGKGTQLIQTWHGTPLKTLAADVDLVTMPGMTAAKYHKDVFRDNRRWDKMIAPNMYSANIMQRAFRMNSNQMMLDGYPRNDVLVNSSWKDIAEIKSSLNISSDKKVILYAPTWRDNEYVKANEFTAKLHLDLDKIKEHFGNDLIILVRTHYLIANNLDLSDYDDIAMNVSLYPDIAELYLISDALITDYSSVMFDYAVLKRPMIFFTYDLDSYASEIRGFYFDFVKEAPGKIVQTNDGVVKELDNIISGNWNMNDNYKDFVDKFTPWMDGNSSKRATEQFLNNKNMKESFDTDINKYGLAGKMKVNDGASLWNLQKDFTDYDDINFSHNYNDKDDLVTVSKIMSLSDPDFNENIGMKYVLIQLNSQQFWINIKDLY, encoded by the coding sequence ATGAATAAACCATATTTATCTGTAATAGTTGCTTGTTACAATGTTCAAGATTATGTTGAAGATTGTTTAGAATCTATTGCACAAACCGATTTTCCTAAAGAAAATATGGAAGTATTAATGATTGATGATGGTTCTACTGATGATACTTCATCAATTATTGATCAATATGAAGAAAAATATGACTCTTTTAAAGCATTACATAAAGAAAATGGTGGTATTAGTTCAACCAGAAATTATGGAATTAACAATGCTAAGGGAAAGTACATTGCATTTGTTGATGGTGATGATATTGTACCTGAAGATGCATATTCAAAGTTAACTTATAAGTCTAAACAAAATAATTCAGATGTTGTAGTAGGTTTCGTAAAACGTTTCGACAAAAATCGTTATAAAAATTCCTATTTACATTCTTTTGCAATCCATGATAATTCAGACAACACTAATATTTTTGATAATCATGATCTTTTGTATGATACAACGGTTTGGAATAAATTATATCGTCTAGATTTTTTATTGAACAATAATATTAAATTTATAGAAGGTATTATTTATGAAGATATTCCTTTTACTCTACAAGTCCATTTAAAATCTAAAGAAACTGACATCATAGAAGATGTTGTTTATAACTGGCGTTGGCGTGAAAGTAACGACTCTATTACGCAAAGTAGAAGTGCTTTATCCAATTTTAAAAGTCGTCTAGATGCCTTGAAAATGTGTAAAGAAATGTTAAAAAACTTTGGACAAGGTGAAAATAGCTCTTTATTCAAAGATCTTAAATATAAAGTTTTATTTTTAGATATTTTTATATTTATTGAAAACTTAGGTGATAATGAAGAAAGTTATATTTATACGGCACAAGAAATGGTTTATAAATTTCTTCGTGATTGGAATTTATGGGACTCTAAAGCGATGAAAAGCTTGCCTGTAAAGCAACAAGTAATTTATTACGCTTTGAAGAATGGTCAATTTAATATTTTGGATACTTATACGTATCGTCAATCGGTTGGTCATTTTAAAAAAGGATTTCATGGATTATCATATAAATTTTATATGCCGGAAATTTTTGAATATAGTGACGAATTTTCTAACATGATAGAATTTAGCAATGATAATGCTAAAATAAGCCAAAAAATTAGTAGTTATAATGTTGACGACAATGGTCATTTTATTGGTAAAGGTTACTTTATTTTTAGAAATATGAGATTATCAAAGAAATTTTTAGGATTGGGTAATGTAAATGAATTATTTTCTGCTAAGTTAGTTAATATTGATAATAATAAAGAAATGAAGATATCATTATTTAGGCCTAAGACTTCTTTATCGCAAAGATTATTAAATGCTCGTGGTAAATGGACTAATGCTAAATATCAATTTGAATTTGATTTAAATACGGCAACTAATAAATTAGGTTTAGGGACATGGAAAGTTTTATTAACTGATGTTATTGATAATAAATATTTAGTTAGTCGTTATGTTGCCTCTCCTAATCGTAAGACTAATCGCAAGTTTGTTTTACCATTTATTAATGAACAAAATCATGTTGGAGTAAATTATCGTTTTAATAATGTTGGAGAATTTGTTATTAATGCTGAAAGTATTTACGACAAGGATATTAAAACTCCAATTATTTCTAATGTTTTAACTTCGAATAACAATTTAGTTTTTGATATTAAGAATTGTAATACTGAAAATATAACTGCTGAATTATCATTTAGTGACGATGAGTCTATTGAAGGTAAGATTAATGAAGAAAATATTGTATTTGATACTAATGGATGGTCTAATAACTTACTTAAAAGAAAATCAGCTTTATTAATTAAGGATAAATTTACTAATAGTCAAATTGCATATTATTTCGATCGAAATAAAGAAAATCAACAAATTGATACAAGTGATGATATGAGTTACACTATTTTTTATGGAAATAAAAAATGTATTAAAGTAGTCTATGAAAATACACCATTTGAAACTAATAGTATTAATGTTGATAATAATAATTTATTAAATCTTTCAATTAATATTCCAGAAATTATAGATGCTAACGATGTTCTTATTAAGAATAGTAAAGTTGAAATGATTAGTACCGATAAAACGGTTAGAGAAGTTTTTGATACTGAATCTAATAATTTATCGTTAAAAGGCAACACTTTGTCATTAGATATTCCTTTAACTAATCAAGAAAAAAATCAATTGTATGTTTTATCTGGTAAATATTTATTCAAAATATATTTATATGTTAACGATGAAATTAGGGTATTTAGATTACTAGCAAATGATCAAAATTTTATTGATAAAAAAATGATGCCATTTAATGGTAAAGATAAAATTTATTATCAAGTACAAAATAATAATAGTAGTGACTTAATATTAAAGATTAATCAACCATTTTCTAGTTTTATTGATTCTAAAAAAGTATTTCGATCATTATCATATTCATTACTTTATCCTTTTATGCGATTTTTACCATTAAGAAAGATTATGGTATTTGACTGTTATTGGTCTAGTAAGTTTGATAGTAATGAAAAATTAATGTATGAATATGTTAAAAATGAACATCCAGAAATTAAAACTGTTTGGTTCTTTAATAATCTACAAACGCCGATTAATGGTAATGCTACTAAAGTAAAAGTTAATAGTTTTATGTATTGGTATTATTTAGCAGTTTCTAAGTATATTATTCAAAATACTAATATGCCAAATCGTTATGCAAAGAGAAAAGGCCAAGTCGAAGTTGAAACTTTACATGGAACTTTCTTGAAACATATGGGATTTGATGAACCTCATTTTAAATTTGCTACTCATGGTGTTCAAAATCGTTTTGCTAAAAGAAATCGTCGTTGGGATTATTTAGTAGTGCCATCAGATTATATGGCTACTACTGCTACTAATGCATTTGATTATGATCAAAAAGTGATTAAATCTGGTTTTCCTAGAAACGATGAACTATATACTAATAATAATAATCTTTATATTAATAGTATTAAGCAAAAATTAGGAATACCATTAGACAAGAAGGTTATTTTATATGCACCTACTTATCGTGAAAATGAAGGCTTTGATTTTCAGTTAGATTTAGATCGAATGCAAGCTAAATTATCTAGCAATTATGTTTTACTAATTAGATTACATTATTTTGTTGCTCATTCTAATAGTTTTTATAGTAATCCTGGATTTGTTTACGATGTAAGTGATTATAATAATATTAATGATTTATATTTAATTAGTGATGCAATGATCACTGATTATTCATCAGTAATGTTTGACTATGCTCATCTAAAACGTCCAATGATTTTCTATGCTTATGATAAAGATTGGTATTTAGATGATGAAAACCGTGGAGTTTACTTAGATTATGATAAAGAAATTCCTGGTCCTGTAGTGCTTAATGAGGATGATTTAATTAACCGAATTCAACATCTTGATTCGGTTGCTGATAATTATCATGATAAATTAATTGAATTTTATAATAAATTTGCTCAGTATGGTCAAAATGGAGATGCTGCTAAAAAAGTTATTGAAACAGTTTTATCTACTCGTAATAGTGATTTAGATCAAGAGCCAGAAAAACGTTTAATATCTAGAAAATTCGGTCATTTATTTAAAGTAAACTATTTACAAGCAGCTATTTTGAATCGTTTATCTAATATTTTGTCTAAAAAGAATATTATTATTTTTGAAAGTTTCTTTGGAACTCAATATTCAGACAATCCTAAAGCTATTTATGAATATATGTTAAAACATCATCCAGAATATAAGATGTACTGGAATGTTAATAAAGAATACGTTGACTATTTTAAAGAAAATAATATTCCATATATTGTTAGATTTAGTTATAGTGGGATTTTAAAACAAGCAAAAGCAAAATATTTTGTTACTAATGTTAGAAGACCATTTAGATGGAAGCCTGGTAAGGGCACTCAATTAATTCAGACTTGGCATGGAACACCATTGAAAACATTGGCTGCTGATGTGGATTTGGTTACGATGCCCGGGATGACAGCTGCAAAATATCATAAAGATGTATTTAGAGATAACCGCCGTTGGGATAAAATGATTGCCCCTAATATGTATTCAGCTAATATTATGCAAAGAGCATTCAGAATGAATTCTAATCAGATGATGTTAGATGGGTATCCCAGAAACGATGTTTTGGTGAATTCATCATGGAAAGACATTGCTGAAATTAAATCGTCATTAAATATTTCATCTGATAAAAAAGTTATTTTATATGCGCCTACTTGGCGTGATAATGAATATGTAAAAGCTAATGAATTTACTGCCAAGTTACACTTAGACTTAGATAAAATTAAAGAACATTTTGGCAATGACTTAATTATTTTAGTTAGAACTCACTATTTAATTGCTAATAATTTAGATTTATCTGATTATGATGATATTGCTATGAATGTAAGTCTTTATCCAGATATTGCAGAGTTATATTTAATTAGTGATGCTTTAATTACTGACTATTCATCAGTAATGTTTGATTATGCTGTTTTAAAACGTCCGATGATATTCTTCACTTATGATTTAGATTCCTATGCTAGTGAAATAAGAGGATTTTACTTTGATTTTGTTAAAGAGGCTCCAGGTAAAATTGTTCAAACTAACGATGGTGTAGTTAAAGAGTTAGATAATATTATTTCTGGTAACTGGAATATGAATGACAATTACAAAGATTTTGTCGATAAGTTTACACCTTGGATGGATGGTAATTCTTCTAAAAGAGCTACTGAACAATTTTTAAATAATAAAAATATGAAAGAATCTTTTGATACTGATATTAATAAATATGGATTGGCTGGAAAAATGAAAGTTAATGATGGTGCTTCATTATGGAATCTACAAAAAGATTTTACTGACTATGATGATATTAACTTCTCTCATAACTATAATGACAAAGATGATCTTGTAACTGTAAGTAAGATAATGAGCTTATCTGATCCTGATTTTAACGAAAATATTGGAATGAAATATGTTTTAATTCAATTAAACAGTCAACAATTTTGGATTAATATCAAAGATCTTTATTAA
- a CDS encoding solute carrier family 23 protein — MNKNKDVILDVDEKPGFWLWLGLSMQHLFSMFGSTVIVPLLVGLSPSIALFTSGVGTLLHILITKKKIPAYMGSSFAFIVPMKYLMQTTGYPGIAQGVISVGLIYLIVALMICFFGSKWINKVLPEVVVGPIVIVIGLSLAGSAANDAMLKNGQYNLKFVFIAIVTLLLAIFFNIYIKGFLGFMPILLAIVCGYVISIFLGEVNLTTIANAPWFAMPKFEFPFISYNFHFEWGAILAIAPIAFVTITEHLGHIMVLNELTRRNYFQNPGLNRTLSGDGAASIFAGLVGGPAVTSYGENIGVMAITKIHSVYVLIGAATFAILFSFINKLNVIIMQMPLPVIGGISFLLFGTIASSGIKILVENKIDMNSNRNLMIVSSILVIGVGGFTLNIGTLPLNGLAVATIIGVLLNLILPNQNN; from the coding sequence TTGAATAAAAATAAAGATGTAATTTTAGATGTTGATGAAAAACCAGGATTTTGGCTATGGTTGGGATTATCAATGCAACATTTGTTTTCAATGTTTGGCAGTACAGTTATTGTTCCTTTACTAGTTGGCTTAAGTCCAAGTATTGCTTTATTTACTTCTGGGGTAGGAACTTTATTGCATATATTAATTACCAAAAAGAAAATTCCTGCATACATGGGTTCCAGTTTTGCTTTTATTGTACCAATGAAATATTTAATGCAAACAACTGGTTATCCGGGAATCGCACAGGGGGTCATTTCTGTCGGATTAATATATTTAATAGTTGCTTTAATGATTTGCTTTTTTGGCTCTAAATGGATTAATAAAGTTTTGCCAGAAGTTGTTGTTGGACCAATTGTCATTGTAATAGGTCTTTCATTAGCAGGGAGCGCTGCTAATGATGCGATGTTAAAAAATGGACAATATAATCTTAAATTTGTTTTTATTGCCATTGTTACTCTATTATTGGCTATCTTCTTTAATATTTATATAAAAGGTTTTCTTGGTTTTATGCCAATACTATTAGCAATAGTTTGTGGATATGTAATTTCTATTTTTTTAGGTGAAGTGAATTTAACTACTATTGCTAATGCCCCCTGGTTTGCAATGCCTAAATTTGAATTTCCTTTTATATCATATAATTTTCATTTTGAATGGGGAGCAATATTAGCAATTGCTCCAATCGCATTTGTAACTATTACTGAACATTTGGGCCATATTATGGTTTTAAATGAATTAACGAGACGTAATTATTTTCAAAATCCTGGTTTAAACCGAACTTTGAGTGGTGATGGAGCTGCATCAATATTTGCCGGATTGGTTGGAGGCCCCGCTGTCACTAGTTATGGTGAAAATATTGGTGTTATGGCAATCACTAAAATCCATAGTGTTTATGTACTGATTGGAGCTGCCACTTTTGCGATTTTATTTTCTTTTATCAATAAATTGAATGTAATTATTATGCAAATGCCGTTACCTGTAATTGGTGGAATAAGCTTCTTGTTATTTGGAACAATTGCATCTAGTGGAATTAAAATTCTAGTAGAAAATAAAATTGATATGAATTCCAATCGTAATTTGATGATTGTATCATCCATTCTAGTCATTGGAGTAGGTGGCTTCACTTTAAATATAGGAACTTTACCACTTAATGGATTAGCCGTTGCTACAATTATTGGTGTATTATTAAATCTTATTTTACCAAATCAAAATAATTGA
- the lepA gene encoding translation elongation factor 4 yields MDINKMKEHQKYIRNFSIVAHIDHGKSTLADRILEMTDTVAKRDMQSQLLDNMELERERGITIKLNAVELTYHSKDGHDYEFHLIDTPGHVDFSYEVSRSLAACEGAILVVDAAQGVEAQTLANVYLAIDDDLEIVPVINKVDLPSAQPDVVKKEIEDIIGLDADDAVLASAKKGIGIEELMEKIVHEIPAPQGDIDTPLKALVFDSVYDDYRGVVLSVRLYNGVVKPGDKIRLMNSGSEYEVTEVGVNSPHPVQRDYLMSGDVGYITASIKDINQTRVGDTITNVDNPAEEALPGYREMEPMVYSGLYPTDNAKFSDLREALEKLKLNDAALEFEPESSQALGFGFRCGFLGLLHMDVVQERLEREFNLDLITTAPSVTYHVETTDNEVKDVENPSEMPDSSEIRQVQEPFVKATVMVPNDYVGPVMELCQDRRGQFDTMEYIDDYRVNVVYFIPLSEIIFDFFDKLKSATRGYASLDYELSDYKPSDLVKIDILLNSEKVDALSFISHRSFAANRGRVIVNKLKGIIPRQNFEIPVQATIGAKVIARTNIKAYRKDVTAHLYGGDRTRRMKLLEKQKAGKKRMKAVGKVEIPQAAFMAVLQTDEEEKGSK; encoded by the coding sequence ATGGATATAAATAAGATGAAGGAGCACCAAAAATACATTCGTAATTTTTCAATTGTTGCGCATATCGATCATGGTAAATCAACTTTAGCTGATCGTATTTTGGAAATGACTGATACAGTTGCTAAACGTGATATGCAAAGTCAGCTCCTTGATAATATGGAATTGGAAAGAGAACGTGGAATTACAATTAAGTTGAATGCAGTTGAATTAACTTATCATTCAAAAGATGGGCACGATTATGAATTCCATTTAATTGATACTCCTGGGCATGTTGATTTTTCTTATGAAGTTTCCAGAAGTCTTGCTGCTTGTGAAGGTGCTATTTTAGTAGTTGATGCAGCTCAAGGTGTTGAAGCTCAAACACTTGCCAACGTATATTTAGCAATTGATGATGATTTAGAAATTGTCCCAGTTATTAATAAAGTTGATTTGCCTTCTGCCCAACCTGATGTCGTGAAAAAAGAAATTGAAGATATTATTGGTCTTGATGCAGATGACGCTGTGTTAGCAAGTGCTAAAAAAGGAATTGGTATTGAAGAATTAATGGAGAAAATTGTTCATGAAATTCCAGCGCCACAAGGAGATATCGATACTCCTTTGAAAGCGCTAGTTTTTGATTCTGTTTACGATGATTACCGTGGAGTGGTACTGAGTGTTCGTCTATATAATGGGGTTGTTAAACCTGGTGATAAAATTAGACTAATGAATAGTGGCAGTGAATATGAAGTCACTGAAGTAGGGGTTAACTCTCCACATCCTGTTCAAAGAGATTATTTGATGTCTGGGGATGTAGGTTATATAACAGCAAGTATTAAAGATATTAACCAAACCCGTGTTGGTGATACAATTACCAATGTAGATAATCCGGCTGAAGAAGCACTACCTGGTTATCGTGAAATGGAACCGATGGTTTATTCTGGATTATATCCAACCGATAATGCTAAATTTAGTGACTTAAGGGAAGCCCTAGAAAAATTAAAACTAAATGATGCAGCATTAGAATTTGAACCTGAATCTTCTCAAGCACTTGGTTTTGGTTTTCGTTGTGGATTTTTAGGATTATTACACATGGATGTTGTCCAAGAAAGACTGGAACGTGAATTTAATCTTGATTTAATTACTACGGCGCCATCTGTTACTTATCATGTAGAAACTACTGATAATGAGGTTAAGGATGTTGAAAACCCATCTGAAATGCCCGATTCTTCTGAAATAAGACAAGTTCAAGAACCATTTGTAAAAGCTACAGTTATGGTTCCTAATGATTATGTTGGCCCAGTTATGGAACTTTGTCAGGATCGTCGTGGTCAATTTGACACAATGGAATATATTGATGATTATCGTGTTAATGTTGTTTATTTTATTCCATTATCTGAAATTATTTTTGACTTTTTTGATAAACTAAAATCAGCAACTAGAGGCTATGCATCATTAGATTATGAACTTAGTGACTATAAACCATCCGATTTGGTTAAAATTGATATTCTTTTAAATAGTGAAAAAGTTGATGCTTTGAGTTTTATTTCTCATCGTTCATTTGCTGCTAATCGTGGAAGAGTGATTGTAAATAAACTTAAGGGGATTATTCCTAGACAAAACTTTGAAATTCCCGTTCAAGCAACTATTGGTGCTAAAGTTATTGCTAGAACTAATATTAAGGCTTATCGTAAAGATGTTACTGCTCATTTGTACGGTGGTGATCGTACTAGAAGAATGAAATTACTCGAAAAGCAAAAAGCTGGTAAAAAACGTATGAAAGCTGTCGGTAAAGTTGAAATTCCACAAGCAGCATTTATGGCAGTTCTCCAAACTGATGAAGAAGAAAAAGGAAGTAAATAA
- the dnaJ gene encoding molecular chaperone DnaJ, which translates to MAEKDYYATLGISKDASQDDIKHAYRKMSKKYHPDINKAPGAEKKFKEINEAYEVLSDEQKRQNYDQFGSADGPAGGGFGGGAGGAGGFGGFGGTGGGFDDIFSQFFGGGGQRSRRDPNAPKPGRDLQYQMTLKFEDAIFGKKTTIRYNREAQCDTCNGSGAKPGTHPETCHNCSGSGYVTSVQNTPLGRMQTQHPCPVCNGTGKEIKEKCPTCGGSGHKQESHEVEVNIPAGVDDGQQMRLQNQGEAGTNGGPYGDLFIVFQVKPSPDFERHGYNLNYKQPISFVKATLGSEIDVKTVYGDVKLTIPAGTKSGTTFRLRDKGVQKLNSSGKGDQLVTVNIATPKNLNHDQKQALKAFAEASGEKDYKNGGFFEKMKDAISGKK; encoded by the coding sequence ATGGCTGAAAAAGATTATTATGCTACTCTTGGTATATCTAAAGATGCTAGCCAAGACGATATAAAACATGCATATAGAAAAATGTCAAAAAAGTATCATCCCGATATTAATAAAGCTCCAGGGGCTGAAAAGAAATTTAAAGAAATTAATGAAGCCTATGAAGTTTTAAGTGATGAACAAAAGCGTCAAAACTACGATCAATTTGGATCAGCAGATGGCCCAGCCGGTGGTGGCTTTGGTGGCGGTGCTGGTGGTGCCGGAGGCTTTGGAGGCTTCGGTGGCACTGGTGGCGGCTTCGATGATATCTTTAGTCAATTCTTTGGTGGCGGTGGACAAAGATCTCGTCGAGATCCTAATGCACCTAAACCTGGTCGTGATTTACAATATCAAATGACATTAAAGTTTGAAGATGCTATTTTTGGTAAAAAGACTACCATTAGATATAATCGTGAAGCACAATGTGATACTTGTAATGGATCTGGAGCAAAGCCAGGTACTCATCCTGAAACTTGTCATAATTGTAGTGGTAGCGGTTATGTAACTTCTGTTCAAAATACACCTTTAGGCAGAATGCAAACTCAACATCCTTGTCCTGTATGTAATGGTACTGGTAAGGAAATTAAAGAAAAATGCCCTACTTGTGGTGGATCAGGTCATAAACAAGAAAGTCATGAAGTAGAAGTTAATATTCCTGCTGGTGTTGATGACGGGCAACAAATGAGATTACAAAATCAAGGTGAAGCCGGGACTAACGGTGGACCATACGGTGACTTATTTATTGTATTCCAAGTAAAGCCTAGTCCAGACTTCGAACGTCATGGATATAATTTAAACTATAAACAACCAATTTCATTTGTAAAGGCAACTTTAGGTAGTGAAATTGATGTTAAAACCGTTTATGGTGATGTTAAATTAACTATTCCAGCTGGTACTAAATCAGGTACTACCTTTAGACTACGTGATAAGGGTGTTCAAAAGTTAAATAGCAGTGGTAAAGGTGATCAATTAGTTACAGTTAACATTGCTACACCTAAAAATCTAAACCATGATCAAAAACAAGCTTTGAAAGCTTTTGCTGAAGCTAGTGGCGAAAAGGATTATAAAAACGGTGGCTTCTTTGAAAAAATGAAAGATGCTATTAGTGGTAAAAAGTAA